One genomic segment of Strix aluco isolate bStrAlu1 chromosome 9, bStrAlu1.hap1, whole genome shotgun sequence includes these proteins:
- the LOC141927308 gene encoding tubulin alpha-3 chain isoform X2, whose translation MPSNKTIGGGDDSFNTFFSETGAGKHVPRAVFVDLEPTVVDEVRTGTYRQLFHPEQLITGKEDAANNYARGHYTIGKEIVDLVLDRIRKLADLCTGLQGFLIFHSFGGGTGSGFASLLMERLSVDYGKKSKLEFAIYPAPEVSTAVVEPYNSILTTHTTLEHSDCAFMVDNEAIYDICRRNLDIERPTYTNLNRLIGQIVSSITASLRFDGALNVDLTEFQTNLVPYPRIHFPLVTYAPVVSAEKAYHEQLSVAEITNACFEPANQMVKCDPRHGKYMACCMLYRGDVVPKDVNAAIATIKTKRTIQFVDWCPTGFKVGINYQPPTVVLGGDLAKVQRAVCMLSNTTAIAEAWARLDHKFDLMYAKRAFVHWYVGEGMEEGEFSEAREDLAALEKDYEEVGIDSVDAEAEEGDEYLEN comes from the exons ATGCCTAGCAATAAAACTATCGGAGGCGGAGATGATTCATTTAACACTTTCTTCAGTGAGACGGGAGCTGGTAAACATGTTCCTAGGGCAGTGTTTGTGGACCTAGAGCCAACCGTGGTTG atgAAGTACGTACAGGCACATACAGGCAGTTATTCCATCCTGAGCAGCTCATTACTGGGAAAGAAGATGCAGCCAATAATTATGCCAGAGGCCATTATACCATTGGAAAAGAGATTGTTGATCTAGTGCTAGACCGCATTCGCAAACTG GCTGATCTGTGCACAGGGCTGCAAGGTTTCCTTATCTTCCATAGTTTTGGAGGAGGCACTGGCTCAGGGTTTGCATCTCTGCTCATGGAAAGGCTCTCTGTTGACTACGGCAAAAAATCTAAACTAGAATTTGCGATTTATCCAGCACCAGAAGTTTCCACTGCTGTAGTGGAACCCTACAACTCAATTCTAACTACCCACACCACACTAGAGCACTCGGACTGTGCCTTCATGGTGGATAATGAAGCCATTTATGATATATGTCGTCGTAACCTTGACATCGAACGCCCTACTTACACCAACTTAAACCGGTTAATTGGGCAAATTGTTTCATCTATCACAGCCTCACTGCGTTTTGATGGAGCCCTCAACGTAGATCTGACAGAGTTTCAAACCAACCTTGTTCCGTACCCACGAATCCATTTCCCCCTGGTGACATATGCCCCCGTTGTCTCTGCGGAAAAGGCGTACCACGAGCAGCTCTCGGTGGCCGAGATCACCAATGCCTGCTTCGAGCCGGCCAACCAGATGGTGAAGTGTGACCCGCGCCATGGCAAGTACATGGCCTGCTGCATGCTCTACAGGGGCGACGTCGTGCCCAAGGACGTCAATGCCGCCATCGCCACCATCAAGACCAAGCGCACCATCCAGTTTGTGGACTGGTGCCCCACTGGATTCAAG GTGGGCATTAACTACCAGCCTCCAACGGTGGTGCTGGGCGGTGACCTCGCGAAGGTGCAGCGGGCGGTCTGCATGCTGAGCAATACCACCGCCATCGCTGAAGCCTGGGCTCGGCTCGACCACAAGTTCGACCTCATGTACGCCAAGCGCGCCTTCGTGCACTGGTATGTTGGGGAGGGAATGGAGGAGGGAGAGTTCTCTGAAGCCCGGGAAGATCTGGCTGCCCTTGAGAAAGATTATGAAGAAGTTGGCATAGACTCGGTAGACGCAGAGGCTGAAGAAGGAGATGAGTATTTAGAAAACTGA
- the LOC141927308 gene encoding tubulin alpha-3 chain isoform X1 — protein MRECISIHVGQAGVQIGNACWELYCLEHGIQPDGQMPSNKTIGGGDDSFNTFFSETGAGKHVPRAVFVDLEPTVVDEVRTGTYRQLFHPEQLITGKEDAANNYARGHYTIGKEIVDLVLDRIRKLADLCTGLQGFLIFHSFGGGTGSGFASLLMERLSVDYGKKSKLEFAIYPAPEVSTAVVEPYNSILTTHTTLEHSDCAFMVDNEAIYDICRRNLDIERPTYTNLNRLIGQIVSSITASLRFDGALNVDLTEFQTNLVPYPRIHFPLVTYAPVVSAEKAYHEQLSVAEITNACFEPANQMVKCDPRHGKYMACCMLYRGDVVPKDVNAAIATIKTKRTIQFVDWCPTGFKVGINYQPPTVVLGGDLAKVQRAVCMLSNTTAIAEAWARLDHKFDLMYAKRAFVHWYVGEGMEEGEFSEAREDLAALEKDYEEVGIDSVDAEAEEGDEYLEN, from the exons ATG CGTGAATGCATTTCCATCCACGTTGGTCAGGCTGGTGTTCAGATTGGCAATGCGTGTTGGGAGTTGTATTGTCTCGAACATGGGATCCAGCCTGATGGCCAGATGCCTAGCAATAAAACTATCGGAGGCGGAGATGATTCATTTAACACTTTCTTCAGTGAGACGGGAGCTGGTAAACATGTTCCTAGGGCAGTGTTTGTGGACCTAGAGCCAACCGTGGTTG atgAAGTACGTACAGGCACATACAGGCAGTTATTCCATCCTGAGCAGCTCATTACTGGGAAAGAAGATGCAGCCAATAATTATGCCAGAGGCCATTATACCATTGGAAAAGAGATTGTTGATCTAGTGCTAGACCGCATTCGCAAACTG GCTGATCTGTGCACAGGGCTGCAAGGTTTCCTTATCTTCCATAGTTTTGGAGGAGGCACTGGCTCAGGGTTTGCATCTCTGCTCATGGAAAGGCTCTCTGTTGACTACGGCAAAAAATCTAAACTAGAATTTGCGATTTATCCAGCACCAGAAGTTTCCACTGCTGTAGTGGAACCCTACAACTCAATTCTAACTACCCACACCACACTAGAGCACTCGGACTGTGCCTTCATGGTGGATAATGAAGCCATTTATGATATATGTCGTCGTAACCTTGACATCGAACGCCCTACTTACACCAACTTAAACCGGTTAATTGGGCAAATTGTTTCATCTATCACAGCCTCACTGCGTTTTGATGGAGCCCTCAACGTAGATCTGACAGAGTTTCAAACCAACCTTGTTCCGTACCCACGAATCCATTTCCCCCTGGTGACATATGCCCCCGTTGTCTCTGCGGAAAAGGCGTACCACGAGCAGCTCTCGGTGGCCGAGATCACCAATGCCTGCTTCGAGCCGGCCAACCAGATGGTGAAGTGTGACCCGCGCCATGGCAAGTACATGGCCTGCTGCATGCTCTACAGGGGCGACGTCGTGCCCAAGGACGTCAATGCCGCCATCGCCACCATCAAGACCAAGCGCACCATCCAGTTTGTGGACTGGTGCCCCACTGGATTCAAG GTGGGCATTAACTACCAGCCTCCAACGGTGGTGCTGGGCGGTGACCTCGCGAAGGTGCAGCGGGCGGTCTGCATGCTGAGCAATACCACCGCCATCGCTGAAGCCTGGGCTCGGCTCGACCACAAGTTCGACCTCATGTACGCCAAGCGCGCCTTCGTGCACTGGTATGTTGGGGAGGGAATGGAGGAGGGAGAGTTCTCTGAAGCCCGGGAAGATCTGGCTGCCCTTGAGAAAGATTATGAAGAAGTTGGCATAGACTCGGTAGACGCAGAGGCTGAAGAAGGAGATGAGTATTTAGAAAACTGA